Proteins encoded together in one Lysinibacillus sp. FSL K6-0232 window:
- a CDS encoding HAMP domain-containing sensor histidine kinase: MFQKNKRISLLHYWTSRYLLTLFIGLAIISLISAAWIRHTTFENRLEMMEFLADETVYRLTDTSGPNGFPGFIGDRERFNMREIDPVLYVVDTAGNLLTSNRPVPPESTKNFASLLDGEEGTQEIAEEQASSKYIVKRKIETNNELVGWVLVMEKKENLTRVQQAYGQLALLIGTLAVLGWIAIYFLSKRLAHPIKQVAEAAKQVQEGNYAIALPQDSKEKEVYELVTSFENMAQKLEQLEKTRTELLAGVTHELKTPVTSISGLLQAVQAGVVTGQDAMEFIDMAMVETMKMKTMVGDLLAFNQFAVDAIPVNLELVNANKLLRDAVMQWNVMQEEERVDVQLHLLEQTVMIQADIVRVQQIITNLFTNAKQAMDSGTITMIVVDQETTLSIMVRDTGKGIPLEDQPFIFERFYRGENKKYTVRGLGLGLPLSKMMAQSIGGDLCLIESTPSGTCFELVLQKATTQ; the protein is encoded by the coding sequence GTGTTTCAAAAAAATAAACGCATTTCATTACTCCATTACTGGACAAGCCGCTATTTACTAACACTTTTTATAGGGTTAGCGATTATTTCATTGATCTCTGCAGCGTGGATTCGTCATACAACATTTGAAAATCGCCTTGAAATGATGGAGTTTTTAGCAGATGAAACGGTCTATCGTTTAACAGATACATCTGGACCAAACGGTTTTCCAGGCTTTATCGGTGATCGAGAGCGTTTTAATATGAGGGAAATTGATCCAGTTTTATATGTGGTCGATACAGCAGGCAATCTATTAACAAGCAATCGTCCTGTACCACCAGAAAGCACAAAAAACTTTGCTAGCTTATTGGATGGGGAGGAAGGCACACAGGAAATAGCAGAGGAACAGGCATCTAGCAAGTATATTGTGAAACGAAAAATAGAAACGAATAACGAGCTTGTCGGCTGGGTGCTAGTGATGGAGAAAAAAGAGAATCTAACAAGGGTTCAACAAGCATATGGACAGCTTGCCTTATTAATTGGGACGTTAGCGGTGTTAGGCTGGATTGCTATTTATTTTTTATCAAAGCGTTTAGCACATCCTATTAAACAAGTAGCGGAAGCCGCAAAGCAGGTGCAGGAGGGCAATTATGCCATTGCTTTGCCTCAGGATAGTAAGGAAAAAGAGGTATATGAGCTTGTAACATCCTTTGAAAATATGGCACAGAAGCTAGAGCAATTGGAGAAAACACGAACGGAATTATTAGCAGGTGTGACTCATGAGCTGAAAACACCTGTAACATCTATAAGTGGCTTATTGCAAGCTGTTCAAGCTGGTGTTGTGACAGGACAGGATGCCATGGAATTTATTGATATGGCAATGGTTGAAACAATGAAGATGAAAACAATGGTTGGTGATTTACTGGCATTTAATCAATTTGCTGTTGATGCTATTCCAGTCAATCTGGAGCTTGTGAATGCTAATAAGCTTTTACGTGATGCAGTGATGCAGTGGAATGTGATGCAGGAAGAGGAGCGTGTAGATGTACAATTGCATTTACTGGAGCAAACTGTAATGATACAGGCAGATATTGTGCGTGTCCAACAAATCATTACAAATCTATTCACTAATGCTAAGCAGGCGATGGACAGCGGCACGATTACAATGATTGTTGTGGATCAAGAAACTACGCTATCCATTATGGTGAGGGATACGGGTAAGGGTATCCCGCTAGAGGATCAGCCATTTATTTTTGAGCGTTTTTATCGTGGTGAAAATAAAAAATATACTGTTAGGGGGCTAGGCTTAGGCCTACCACTTAGTAAAATGATGGCACAATCCATTGGCGGTGATTTATGCTTAATCGAAAGCACTCCATCTGGAACATGCTTTGAATTAGTATTACAAAAGGCTACTACGCAATAA
- a CDS encoding response regulator transcription factor, whose translation MANILIVEDEYAISQVLTVYLKKVGYDVTQCFHGGQALAMFREVQPDLVLLDIMLPEKNGWLILKEIRELSACPIIMLTALGEVNNRLEGFEQGADDYIAKPFIADEVVARVKAVLRRATGNLGTSSIKRYGALKIDSKAHQVFLGEEEIVLTPRDLSVLLFLADHPNQTFTREQLIEHIWGWEYEGSDRAVDLAIKRLRKALKEWDEAEGEIKTLRGLGYQLSVSKK comes from the coding sequence GTGGCAAATATATTAATAGTGGAAGATGAGTATGCAATTAGTCAGGTTTTAACGGTTTATTTAAAAAAAGTAGGCTATGATGTAACACAATGCTTTCATGGTGGTCAAGCATTAGCAATGTTTCGTGAGGTACAGCCAGATTTAGTATTATTAGATATTATGCTGCCAGAGAAAAATGGTTGGCTAATTTTAAAGGAAATCAGAGAGCTAAGTGCTTGCCCAATTATTATGTTAACGGCATTAGGTGAGGTGAATAATCGTTTAGAGGGCTTTGAGCAAGGTGCAGATGATTATATTGCTAAACCTTTTATAGCAGATGAGGTTGTAGCAAGGGTAAAGGCAGTGTTACGACGTGCCACAGGGAATCTAGGTACATCCTCTATAAAGCGCTATGGAGCTCTTAAAATCGATAGTAAGGCACATCAGGTTTTTTTAGGAGAGGAAGAAATCGTGTTAACACCAAGAGATTTATCGGTGCTGTTGTTTTTAGCTGACCATCCTAATCAAACGTTTACACGTGAACAGCTTATTGAGCATATTTGGGGCTGGGAATATGAGGGGAGTGATCGAGCTGTTGATTTAGCTATTAAGAGGCTACGTAAGGCATTAAAGGAATGGGATGAAGCAGAGGGAGAAATAAAGACACTACGTGGATTGGGGTATCAGCTAAGTGTTTCAAAAAAATAA
- a CDS encoding heme oxygenase, producing the protein MIIVTNRIQVKPGFAARMAPNFTKPGPLQQFEGFHKVEVLISTDDPTYDEMSVNMYWESKEHFQAWRNSDAFAAAHQRPSSGSEGESPIIGSKIVVAELVSSIEALR; encoded by the coding sequence ATGATTATTGTGACAAATCGTATTCAAGTAAAACCAGGTTTCGCAGCACGCATGGCTCCAAACTTTACAAAGCCAGGTCCTCTACAACAATTTGAAGGCTTCCATAAGGTAGAAGTGTTAATTTCAACGGACGATCCTACTTATGATGAAATGAGTGTAAACATGTATTGGGAATCTAAGGAGCATTTCCAAGCATGGCGCAATAGCGATGCATTTGCTGCAGCTCATCAACGTCCAAGCTCAGGCTCTGAGGGTGAAAGTCCAATTATCGGCAGCAAAATTGTTGTTGCTGAGCTAGTATCTTCCATTGAAGCTTTACGCTAG
- a CDS encoding YeiH family protein, with amino-acid sequence MVNRQNKIKDSSHLAFVKGMLLTLLLALAAKNIATLPFFSILGQLVIAIILGMAWRVAFKVQDAWQGGIAFSSKKLLRFGIILLGMRLNLANIYHAGASVFFIAVLNLLFALIVVYMLTKMLHVEQKLGILTACGTAICGAAAVVAIAPQIKANEKETAVGAAIVALLGTIFTLIYTVLYSILSLTPTEYGIFAGGTLHEIAHVIAAASAGGDEAMDIAVIVKLTRVALLVPVAIIIGIFYRRMDSSKEMKAFSLSSIPWFIVGFLVMSAINSLGIIPANVSQALVNIAYILIAMAMAGLGLNIEMKTFKELGVKAFIAGLIGSVCLSVLGYILVNFL; translated from the coding sequence ATGGTAAATAGACAGAATAAGATAAAAGATTCCTCTCATCTAGCTTTTGTAAAAGGAATGTTATTAACGCTCCTTCTAGCTTTAGCAGCAAAAAATATTGCTACATTGCCTTTCTTTTCAATATTGGGGCAATTAGTAATTGCTATTATATTAGGAATGGCTTGGCGAGTAGCATTTAAGGTGCAGGATGCGTGGCAAGGTGGCATCGCCTTCTCTAGCAAAAAGCTATTGCGATTTGGCATTATCTTACTAGGAATGCGCTTGAATTTAGCAAACATTTATCATGCAGGGGCAAGCGTTTTTTTCATTGCGGTTTTGAATTTATTGTTCGCACTGATCGTTGTTTATATGCTAACGAAAATGCTTCATGTCGAGCAAAAGCTAGGCATTTTAACAGCTTGTGGAACAGCAATTTGTGGGGCTGCTGCCGTTGTAGCGATTGCCCCCCAGATTAAGGCGAATGAAAAGGAAACTGCGGTGGGGGCAGCGATTGTCGCATTGTTAGGAACGATATTTACGCTTATATATACAGTGCTCTATTCCATTCTTAGCTTAACACCAACTGAGTATGGTATTTTTGCTGGTGGCACATTACATGAGATTGCACATGTTATAGCAGCGGCATCTGCTGGTGGGGATGAGGCGATGGATATAGCGGTTATTGTGAAATTAACACGCGTTGCACTACTAGTACCCGTAGCGATTATAATTGGTATTTTCTATCGAAGAATGGACAGCAGTAAAGAAATGAAGGCATTTTCATTATCTAGCATTCCATGGTTTATTGTAGGGTTTTTAGTAATGAGTGCTATCAATTCTTTAGGGATTATACCAGCTAACGTTTCGCAAGCACTTGTCAATATTGCTTATATCTTAATTGCTATGGCGATGGCTGGTCTTGGGTTAAATATTGAGATGAAAACATTTAAGGAACTTGGTGTAAAGGCATTTATCGCTGGTTTAATTGGCTCCGTCTGTTTATCCGTATTAGGCTATATACTTGTTAATTTTTTATAA
- a CDS encoding LysR family transcriptional regulator: MQYDALKTFITLVEVNNFTKASEILHISQPSVSLHIKNLEQELQTTLFIRSPKSVQITPTGEILYKRAKQIMAITGTAKEEIAAYHQEVQGTLIIGASFTIGEYILPPIVADLQQQFPQLEIQVIIGNTKEIIHYTKLLQVDIGLIEGQAHDQELLIQPFMQDELFIVSASDHPLTTQQPITANKLQQQSWVAREEGSGTRYYLDHLFRANGLQTHSLLTISSNQGVKESVIQGLGLSLLSACVIERELKNGDLTMLPLEGQHFMRTFSYLYSPTMKNKRNVDILIDLLSKKLS, translated from the coding sequence ATGCAATACGATGCTTTAAAAACCTTTATTACACTAGTAGAGGTCAATAATTTTACAAAGGCCTCAGAAATTCTTCATATTTCACAGCCAAGCGTTAGCCTACATATCAAAAACTTAGAGCAGGAATTACAGACAACATTATTTATTCGCTCGCCGAAATCTGTTCAAATTACACCAACTGGCGAAATTCTCTATAAACGAGCAAAGCAAATCATGGCGATTACTGGCACAGCGAAGGAAGAGATTGCTGCCTATCATCAGGAAGTACAAGGGACACTCATAATTGGGGCAAGCTTTACGATTGGCGAATATATATTACCGCCCATTGTAGCAGACCTACAGCAGCAGTTCCCCCAACTTGAGATTCAAGTTATTATTGGCAATACAAAGGAAATTATTCATTATACAAAATTACTGCAAGTCGATATTGGATTAATCGAGGGGCAAGCTCACGATCAGGAGCTATTGATACAACCATTTATGCAGGATGAATTATTTATTGTTAGTGCAAGCGATCATCCCCTTACAACACAACAGCCTATTACCGCTAATAAGCTTCAACAGCAAAGCTGGGTTGCACGTGAGGAAGGCTCAGGAACACGCTATTATTTAGATCATTTATTTAGAGCAAATGGGCTACAAACTCATTCGCTTTTAACAATTAGCAGCAATCAGGGTGTTAAGGAGAGCGTTATACAGGGATTAGGTCTTTCACTCTTGTCTGCCTGTGTAATTGAACGTGAGCTAAAAAATGGTGACCTCACAATGTTGCCCCTTGAAGGGCAGCATTTTATGCGAACATTTTCTTATCTCTACTCACCAACGATGAAAAATAAGCGTAATGTCGATATATTGATTGATCTATTATCAAAAAAGCTTAGCTAA
- a CDS encoding LysR family transcriptional regulator, whose amino-acid sequence MIGKLDLYRVFSVVAKNNSFSKAAKDLYMTQPAVSQAMMQLEKELGIRLFNRTPKGVTLTTEGGLLFEYTNSALGLLDAGEEKLLEFKNLTTGQLKIGVGDTISRFFLMPYLEAFHTMYPNIKLQLLNGTTSEICNFLKSGEVDIGFCNFPIEDSTLQLTVCTDIQDIFVCGEKYKTLASKSLSYQELLKFPLVFLEQKSNSRRYVEDYLVAKGVHIEPEFELGSHDLVLEFARSNLGIACVTKEFSKDYLQRGLLYELTLQESIPPRSIGMCYLKTVPLSRAATKFVEIIEQKRLNTRKIMKKA is encoded by the coding sequence ATGATAGGGAAATTAGATTTATATCGTGTTTTTAGTGTTGTTGCTAAAAATAATAGCTTTTCAAAGGCGGCTAAGGATTTATATATGACCCAGCCAGCCGTTAGTCAAGCAATGATGCAGCTAGAAAAGGAGCTAGGTATACGCCTTTTTAATCGAACGCCTAAGGGAGTGACATTAACAACGGAGGGAGGTTTATTGTTCGAATATACAAATTCTGCTTTAGGGCTGTTAGATGCTGGTGAAGAAAAACTCTTAGAATTTAAAAACCTGACAACAGGGCAATTGAAGATTGGGGTAGGGGATACGATTTCTCGCTTCTTTTTAATGCCCTATTTAGAGGCATTTCATACGATGTATCCAAATATAAAGCTACAACTGCTAAATGGGACAACCTCTGAAATTTGCAATTTCCTGAAATCAGGTGAGGTAGATATTGGGTTTTGTAATTTTCCAATAGAGGATTCGACATTGCAGCTCACTGTATGTACAGATATTCAAGATATTTTTGTCTGTGGTGAAAAATATAAAACATTAGCATCTAAAAGCTTAAGCTATCAAGAGCTTTTAAAATTCCCACTTGTTTTTCTTGAACAAAAATCGAATTCTAGAAGATATGTGGAGGATTATTTAGTTGCCAAAGGAGTCCATATTGAACCAGAATTCGAGCTCGGCTCACATGATCTTGTGCTAGAATTTGCACGCAGTAATTTAGGCATTGCCTGTGTGACAAAGGAATTTTCAAAGGATTACTTGCAACGAGGACTTCTTTATGAGCTAACATTACAGGAAAGCATTCCGCCAAGAAGCATTGGTATGTGCTATTTAAAGACAGTACCTCTTTCAAGGGCAGCGACAAAATTCGTTGAAATTATTGAACAGAAGCGCTTAAATACTAGAAAAATCATGAAGAAAGCTTAG
- a CDS encoding coenzyme F420-0:L-glutamate ligase: MERVIGTVVRGLRGPIINEGDNIEQIVVDTVLNAAKVEGYTIEDRDIVTITESIVARAQGNYATIDDIAIDVAAKFGDDTVGVIFPILSRNRFANCLRGIAKGVKKVVLMLSYPSDEVGNHLVDIDELDVKGINPWTDTLNEAEFREHFGYKKHTFTGVDYIEYYKELIEAEGATCEVIFSNNPKTILDYTKSVLTCDIHTRFRTKRILTANGAEKVYSLDNILAESINGSGFNAEYGLLGSNKATEDSIKLFPHTCQPIVDGIQAKIKETTGKTIEVMIYGDGAFKDPVGKIWELADPVVSPAYTAGLNGTPNEVKLKYLADNDFANLRGEELKAAISDYIQNKDEDLTGQMAAQGTTPRRLTDLIGSLSDLTSGSGDKGTPMVYIQGYFDNYTK; the protein is encoded by the coding sequence TTGGAACGTGTAATTGGTACAGTAGTAAGAGGTCTTCGTGGTCCCATTATTAACGAAGGTGATAATATTGAACAAATCGTTGTTGATACAGTGCTAAACGCTGCAAAGGTAGAAGGCTACACAATTGAAGATCGCGATATCGTGACAATAACAGAATCTATTGTGGCACGCGCACAGGGGAACTATGCAACAATTGATGATATCGCTATCGATGTAGCAGCAAAATTTGGCGATGATACAGTTGGTGTGATTTTCCCAATTTTAAGTCGTAATCGCTTCGCAAACTGCTTACGTGGGATTGCAAAAGGCGTTAAAAAGGTTGTTTTAATGCTAAGCTACCCATCTGACGAGGTTGGCAATCATCTTGTAGATATTGATGAGCTAGATGTAAAAGGCATTAACCCTTGGACAGATACATTAAATGAAGCTGAATTCCGCGAGCATTTTGGCTATAAAAAGCATACATTTACAGGCGTAGATTATATTGAATACTATAAAGAGCTAATTGAAGCAGAGGGCGCTACATGTGAAGTAATTTTCTCAAATAACCCGAAAACAATTTTAGATTATACAAAGAGTGTACTAACATGTGATATCCATACACGCTTCCGCACAAAACGTATTTTAACAGCAAACGGTGCTGAAAAGGTTTACAGCCTTGATAATATTTTAGCAGAATCAATTAACGGCTCTGGCTTTAATGCTGAGTATGGTCTACTTGGCTCAAACAAAGCAACAGAAGATAGCATCAAGCTATTCCCGCATACATGTCAGCCAATTGTTGATGGTATCCAAGCTAAAATTAAAGAAACGACTGGTAAAACAATTGAAGTGATGATTTATGGTGATGGTGCATTTAAAGACCCCGTCGGCAAAATTTGGGAACTTGCAGATCCAGTTGTTTCTCCAGCATATACAGCAGGCTTAAATGGCACACCTAACGAAGTTAAATTAAAATACTTAGCGGATAATGACTTTGCAAACCTTCGAGGGGAAGAATTAAAAGCAGCAATTTCTGATTATATCCAAAATAAAGATGAAGATTTAACAGGTCAAATGGCTGCGCAGGGAACAACACCTCGTCGTCTAACAGACCTTATTGGTTCCCTATCTGACCTAACATCAGGCTCTGGTGATAAAGGAACACCAATGGTTTATATTCAAGGCTATTTCGATAACTATACAAAATAA
- a CDS encoding RNA ligase family protein encodes MTNYIKYPRSFHLPWSRGYTHDDKVAKNIEHFIGKEVVVTEKLDGEGTTLYKDYMHARSIHSANHPSRNWVKTFHASFAYRIPDGWRLCGENVYAKHSIYYQALTSYFYLFSIWNEENICLSWDETVAYAAELGIETVPVLYRGIFDEEKIKCTFTGKSIFDGEQEGYVIRNAAAFHYNDFQYNLGKFVRPQHVQTSEHWLQEEIIPNKLNS; translated from the coding sequence ATGACAAACTATATAAAATATCCACGAAGCTTTCATTTACCTTGGAGCAGAGGCTATACACATGATGATAAGGTTGCTAAAAATATTGAGCACTTTATTGGTAAAGAAGTAGTTGTGACCGAAAAGCTAGATGGTGAAGGTACAACGCTTTACAAAGATTATATGCATGCAAGGAGTATTCATTCAGCGAATCACCCTTCAAGAAATTGGGTGAAAACATTCCATGCAAGCTTTGCTTATCGGATTCCAGATGGCTGGCGCTTATGTGGTGAAAATGTTTATGCAAAGCATTCGATTTATTATCAAGCACTAACAAGCTATTTTTATTTATTTAGTATTTGGAACGAAGAAAATATATGCTTAAGCTGGGACGAAACAGTAGCATATGCGGCTGAATTAGGTATTGAAACGGTTCCTGTTTTATATCGCGGTATTTTTGATGAAGAAAAAATTAAATGTACATTTACAGGAAAATCAATATTTGATGGTGAGCAAGAGGGCTATGTGATTCGCAATGCGGCTGCCTTTCATTACAATGATTTTCAATATAATTTAGGGAAATTTGTTAGACCACAGCATGTTCAAACAAGTGAGCATTGGCTACAGGAAGAAATTATTCCAAATAAATTAAATAGCTAA
- a CDS encoding AAA family ATPase, whose amino-acid sequence MKVIFTVGLPGSGKSTFVQKLAKGENAVILSSDAIRQELFGDATRQKSRIVFRILYERLNELVAKGHSVIVDATNIERERRMFALHKLPSSIQKECYYFDTPYAKCVARNQRRKRQVPLAIMEKMRKHLELPTVGEGFDKVHIVHEAEPYNISMQQFIELIQQKPTYEELFQALQAVPCFKEIYRFNQENPYHQFLLCQHTYFVFSYINEYYLENDKLALQIAALFHDVGKPFCKKYKPLQERYGYFGHENVSAQIVCHFLLELGFKEDFVLKVVYLVQFHMLIQYGGDRGSSQIYHLLDGDLLTRLYFFREADQFAK is encoded by the coding sequence ATGAAGGTTATTTTTACAGTAGGATTACCTGGAAGCGGAAAAAGCACATTTGTCCAAAAGCTTGCCAAAGGTGAAAATGCGGTTATTCTTTCAAGTGATGCGATTCGTCAGGAGTTATTTGGCGATGCGACAAGGCAAAAATCACGTATTGTGTTTCGCATTTTATATGAACGACTGAATGAGCTTGTAGCAAAAGGTCACTCTGTTATTGTGGATGCTACCAATATTGAGCGAGAGCGAAGGATGTTTGCACTGCATAAATTACCAAGCTCTATTCAAAAGGAATGCTATTACTTTGACACGCCCTATGCTAAATGTGTTGCAAGAAATCAACGGCGCAAGCGTCAAGTACCATTAGCAATTATGGAAAAAATGAGAAAGCATTTAGAGCTTCCGACAGTAGGAGAAGGCTTTGACAAGGTGCATATTGTACATGAGGCAGAACCCTATAATATTTCGATGCAGCAATTTATCGAGCTTATTCAGCAAAAGCCTACTTATGAGGAGCTTTTCCAAGCATTACAAGCTGTCCCTTGCTTTAAAGAAATTTATCGCTTTAATCAGGAAAACCCATATCATCAATTTTTACTATGTCAGCATACGTATTTTGTTTTTTCCTATATAAATGAATATTATCTGGAAAATGACAAACTAGCCTTGCAAATCGCTGCATTGTTCCATGATGTGGGCAAGCCATTTTGTAAAAAGTATAAGCCATTGCAAGAACGCTATGGCTATTTTGGACATGAAAATGTTTCTGCACAAATCGTTTGCCATTTTTTACTTGAGCTAGGCTTTAAGGAGGATTTTGTATTAAAGGTTGTTTATTTAGTGCAGTTTCATATGCTTATCCAGTATGGTGGTGATAGAGGCAGTAGTCAAATTTATCATTTACTAGATGGCGATTTATTGACAAGGCTTTATTTTTTCCGTGAGGCGGATCAATTTGCCAAATAG
- the helD gene encoding RNA polymerase recycling motor HelD, whose protein sequence is MENQNEWLEEKHYLMHCLTIIDNKIKELLYKEKGFKENAGTIRKTFWDDVRVNLDTAEDVDETFMAIKQQVELLSDSELAQQRAIRNMKVYERLQQSPYFARIDFLQDGQQEPLKIYIGVATLLDQQDENIVIYDWRAPISSMYYDHTPGDAYYTTSTEKVHGKMLLKRQFIIKNGELQSMFNTGLTIGDDLLLDILAQNANEHIRSIVATIQAEQNKIIRHLRSRYLIVEGVAGSGKTAVALQRVAYLLYRYRNEITADQILLITPNQLFNQYVHTVLPDLGEDNMQQLTFSEYIEKRLGRQFQLEYPYEQLEQLLTEKDSTFYEMKLSSITFKASLAYKQLMDQYISHLSNEGLLFKNIVFRGERIITAQEIAEYFYSFPSSLSIPDRLQLVKKWLLQRLAKFEKTEWTKEWVEEAVELLDKEDYTKSYSELLYEGRFTENSFDDFDQEQKKLAKHIVKKQLKPLRNSIKQLKFVHILGIYRQLFDLNNAVYQKLQHLVPDHWEDICQQTLPSLAKRLITYEDAAPFLYLQDKIEGQQTNTMIHHVLIDEAQDYSPFQLILLQQLFPKARMTILGDGHQTIHPHTFDNPSLLNPKLYGEQAEKMILAKSYRSTKQIIQLTAKILNDGSEVEAFNRNGSEPSITIVPNEVELTAQITQTIHHLSHKFDTIAVICKTAAECATAYQQLSRQVDIQLITHNTKQFKKGILLLPAYMAKGIEFDTVIIYNASAATYSRETERHYFYTACTRAMHELHIYSINKLTPFLQ, encoded by the coding sequence TTGGAAAATCAAAATGAATGGCTCGAAGAAAAGCATTACCTTATGCATTGTTTAACGATCATTGATAATAAAATAAAGGAGCTACTGTATAAAGAAAAGGGCTTTAAAGAAAATGCTGGTACGATCAGGAAAACCTTTTGGGATGATGTTCGTGTCAATCTAGATACTGCTGAGGATGTGGATGAAACATTTATGGCGATTAAACAGCAGGTAGAGCTGCTCTCCGATTCAGAGCTTGCACAGCAGCGTGCCATTCGTAATATGAAGGTTTATGAACGTTTACAGCAATCGCCCTATTTTGCACGAATCGATTTTTTACAGGATGGTCAGCAGGAGCCTTTAAAAATTTATATAGGCGTTGCCACATTGTTAGATCAGCAGGATGAAAATATTGTAATTTATGACTGGCGAGCACCTATATCCAGTATGTATTATGATCACACCCCCGGCGATGCTTACTATACAACAAGTACAGAAAAAGTTCATGGCAAGATGCTATTAAAGCGACAGTTTATTATTAAAAATGGTGAACTCCAATCAATGTTTAATACAGGTCTTACAATCGGCGATGATTTATTGCTCGATATTCTTGCACAAAATGCTAATGAGCATATTCGCAGTATCGTGGCAACAATTCAGGCTGAGCAAAATAAAATTATCCGCCATCTTCGCTCACGTTACCTGATTGTAGAGGGTGTTGCAGGTAGTGGTAAAACAGCCGTTGCGCTTCAACGAGTTGCCTATTTATTGTACCGTTATCGCAATGAAATAACAGCCGATCAAATTTTACTTATCACACCTAACCAGCTATTTAATCAATATGTCCATACCGTTTTGCCTGATTTAGGTGAAGATAATATGCAGCAGCTAACATTTTCAGAGTATATCGAAAAGCGTTTAGGCCGCCAATTTCAGTTGGAATATCCTTATGAGCAGCTTGAACAGCTTTTAACGGAAAAGGATAGCACCTTTTATGAAATGAAGCTAAGCAGTATTACTTTTAAGGCAAGCCTTGCCTACAAGCAATTAATGGATCAATATATCAGTCATTTATCTAATGAAGGTTTATTATTTAAAAATATTGTTTTTCGTGGAGAACGAATTATTACAGCACAGGAAATTGCTGAATACTTTTATTCATTCCCTTCCTCCCTCTCCATACCAGATCGTCTACAGCTTGTGAAGAAATGGCTATTGCAAAGGCTTGCAAAATTTGAAAAAACAGAATGGACAAAGGAATGGGTAGAAGAGGCTGTTGAGCTATTAGATAAAGAAGACTACACAAAATCTTATAGCGAACTATTATATGAAGGTCGCTTTACGGAAAATTCATTTGATGATTTCGATCAAGAACAAAAGAAATTAGCAAAGCACATTGTTAAAAAGCAATTGAAGCCATTACGCAACTCCATTAAACAATTAAAATTTGTGCATATATTAGGCATTTATCGTCAGCTCTTTGATTTGAATAATGCCGTTTATCAAAAGTTACAGCACCTTGTTCCAGATCATTGGGAGGATATTTGCCAGCAAACGCTCCCTAGTTTAGCAAAACGTCTAATTACTTACGAAGATGCTGCACCATTTTTATATTTGCAGGACAAAATTGAAGGACAGCAAACCAATACAATGATTCATCATGTTTTGATTGATGAAGCACAGGACTATTCACCATTTCAATTAATATTATTACAACAATTATTTCCAAAGGCACGTATGACAATTTTAGGTGACGGGCATCAAACAATTCATCCACATACTTTCGATAATCCTTCCCTGCTCAATCCTAAATTATATGGCGAGCAGGCAGAAAAAATGATTTTAGCGAAAAGCTATCGTTCGACAAAGCAAATTATCCAGCTTACAGCTAAAATTTTAAATGATGGCAGTGAGGTAGAGGCATTCAATCGAAATGGTTCAGAGCCTTCCATTACCATTGTGCCAAATGAAGTAGAATTAACAGCACAAATTACTCAAACCATTCATCATCTATCACATAAATTCGATACAATTGCAGTTATTTGTAAAACTGCCGCTGAATGTGCCACTGCCTATCAGCAATTAAGCCGTCAAGTAGACATTCAGCTAATTACCCATAATACAAAGCAATTTAAAAAGGGTATTTTACTGCTACCAGCTTATATGGCGAAAGGAATCGAATTTGACACTGTCATTATTTATAATGCTTCTGCCGCCACCTATTCAAGAGAAACCGAACGTCACTATTTTTATACAGCCTGCACACGAGCTATGCATGAGCTGCATATTTACTCCATCAATAAATTAACACCTTTCCTGCAGTGA